From the Chloroflexia bacterium SDU3-3 genome, one window contains:
- a CDS encoding response regulator produces MTESKMLHILLVDDDDVDVMNVQRAFKKNNIINPLYVASNGLEALDLLRGNGVQPIPSERRLILLDLNMPKMNGLEFLREIRADPELHLLSVIVLTTSDDERDKVEAYNLNVAGYILKPVTFSAFVETMATLNKYWAINELP; encoded by the coding sequence ATGACTGAGTCAAAAATGCTGCACATCCTGCTGGTGGATGATGACGATGTGGATGTGATGAACGTGCAGCGCGCGTTCAAGAAAAACAATATCATCAACCCGCTCTACGTGGCCAGCAATGGCCTGGAGGCACTAGATTTGCTACGTGGCAATGGGGTGCAGCCCATCCCATCGGAGCGCCGCCTGATCTTGCTCGACCTGAACATGCCCAAGATGAACGGGCTAGAGTTCCTGCGCGAGATCCGCGCCGACCCTGAGCTCCACCTGCTGTCGGTGATCGTTCTGACCACCTCGGACGATGAGCGCGACAAGGTGGAGGCCTACAACCTGAACGTGGCCGGATATATCCTGAAGCCCGTGACATTTAGCGCCTTTGTCGAGACGATGGCGACGCTGAATAAGTACTGGGCGATCAACGAGCTTCCCTAA
- a CDS encoding PAS domain S-box protein, translating into MTPMLRREANEAFQRTLTRAILLPLGLLVVLAIIFFLLIQNLLGAVDWVEHTDHVLASANELESSILDQETGMRGFLLTGQDSFLTPYSEALSSVDGQLDDLTRLVADNPPQLERVDAIRRLNEEWQQYAVLALEARRNGGDYMSLVSSGVGRERMDAIRDQFDAVIAAEEQLRTTRTAAARTTTGAAVVVSVLATLLLGGALALLSRRTLLRLSHTYNTALRSAEANEQELYTQREWLQSTLASIGDAVIATDARGNISFINPVAEALTGWTGDAALGKPLRDVFTIVNEQTRAEVEIPVDRVLREGVVVGLANHTALVRRDGTSIPIDDSAAPVRNATGAMVGAVLVFRDISGRYRAEQALRESERRYRDLAEAMPMLVWTATPQSQIDYFSSYWHRFTGLEAPDAQRFSAALHPDDLEGMRETWFQAVERGQPFNVEVRLRREDGVYRWHIVRAALRGGEDGRPDKWYGTALDIDDQKRAEQALRESEAEFRQITETMPQMVWTTRPDGYHIYFNQRWYDYTGTTLDQVRGEGWASILHPDDVTLTMETWKRSLETGELYQMEYRFREAATGKYKWFLGRAAAIRDASGQITEWFGTCTDIDEQKRAEESLRQHTEQLALATAALEERNRELDQFAYVTSHDLKAPLRGIANLSQWIEEDLGDHATDDIRKQLELLRGRVHRMEGLIDGILQFSRIGRVKNDIEPVAVGALLEDVVDLLSPPPAVQVEVAAQMPTIHTERLYLQQVFQNLIGNAIKHGQRPDLRIAVGWADAGRCYQFTVSDNGQGIAPRYHERVFGIFQTLAPRDKVEGTGLGLSLVKKIVELHGGRVWIDSDEGAGAQFHFTWPK; encoded by the coding sequence ATGACCCCCATGCTGCGGCGTGAGGCCAATGAGGCATTTCAGCGCACCCTCACGCGCGCTATCCTGCTGCCGCTTGGCCTGCTGGTGGTGCTCGCGATTATCTTCTTCCTGCTGATCCAGAACCTGCTGGGCGCGGTCGACTGGGTGGAGCACACCGACCATGTGCTGGCCAGCGCCAACGAGCTAGAGAGCTCCATCCTCGATCAGGAGACCGGCATGCGCGGCTTCCTGCTCACCGGCCAAGATTCTTTTCTCACCCCCTATAGCGAGGCGCTGTCTTCCGTGGATGGCCAGCTCGATGATCTGACGAGGCTGGTGGCCGACAACCCGCCGCAGCTGGAGCGGGTCGATGCCATCCGCCGTCTGAACGAAGAGTGGCAGCAGTACGCGGTACTGGCCCTGGAGGCGCGGCGCAACGGCGGCGACTATATGTCGCTGGTCTCCAGCGGCGTGGGTAGAGAGCGCATGGACGCCATCCGCGATCAGTTCGACGCCGTGATCGCCGCCGAGGAGCAGCTGCGCACCACCCGCACCGCCGCCGCCCGCACCACCACCGGCGCGGCGGTGGTGGTGAGCGTGCTGGCCACGCTGCTGCTGGGCGGCGCGCTGGCCCTGCTCTCGCGGCGCACGCTGCTGCGCCTGTCGCACACCTACAACACCGCGCTGCGCAGCGCCGAGGCCAACGAGCAGGAGCTGTACACCCAGCGCGAGTGGCTCCAGAGCACCCTGGCCAGCATCGGCGACGCCGTGATCGCCACCGACGCCCGCGGCAACATCAGCTTTATCAACCCGGTGGCCGAGGCGCTGACCGGCTGGACTGGCGACGCCGCCCTGGGCAAACCGCTGCGCGATGTCTTCACGATCGTGAACGAGCAGACCCGCGCCGAGGTTGAGATCCCGGTCGACCGCGTGCTGCGCGAGGGCGTGGTGGTGGGGCTGGCCAACCACACCGCGCTGGTGCGGCGCGACGGCACCAGCATACCGATCGACGACAGCGCCGCACCAGTGCGCAATGCGACAGGGGCCATGGTGGGGGCCGTGCTGGTGTTCCGCGATATCTCGGGTCGCTACCGCGCCGAGCAGGCCCTGCGCGAGAGCGAGCGGCGCTACCGCGACCTGGCCGAGGCCATGCCCATGCTGGTGTGGACGGCCACGCCCCAGAGCCAGATCGACTACTTCAGCAGCTACTGGCACCGCTTCACTGGTCTGGAAGCGCCGGATGCGCAGCGCTTCTCGGCGGCGCTCCACCCCGACGACCTAGAGGGGATGCGCGAGACCTGGTTTCAGGCGGTGGAGCGCGGCCAGCCCTTCAATGTCGAGGTGCGCCTGCGCCGCGAGGATGGCGTCTACCGCTGGCATATTGTGCGGGCGGCGCTGCGCGGCGGCGAGGATGGCCGCCCCGACAAGTGGTACGGCACTGCGCTCGATATCGACGACCAGAAGCGCGCCGAGCAGGCCCTGCGCGAGAGCGAGGCCGAGTTCCGCCAGATCACCGAGACCATGCCGCAGATGGTGTGGACCACGCGGCCCGATGGCTACCACATCTACTTCAACCAGCGCTGGTACGACTACACCGGCACCACCCTAGATCAGGTGCGCGGCGAGGGCTGGGCCAGCATCCTGCACCCCGACGATGTGACGCTGACCATGGAGACCTGGAAGCGCTCGCTTGAGACTGGCGAGCTCTACCAGATGGAGTACCGATTTCGCGAGGCGGCCACCGGGAAGTACAAGTGGTTCCTGGGCCGGGCCGCCGCCATCCGCGATGCCAGCGGGCAGATCACCGAGTGGTTCGGCACCTGCACCGATATCGACGAGCAGAAGCGCGCCGAGGAGTCGCTGCGCCAGCACACCGAGCAGCTGGCCCTGGCCACCGCCGCGCTGGAGGAGCGCAACCGCGAGCTGGACCAGTTTGCCTACGTTACCTCGCACGATCTGAAGGCACCGCTGCGCGGCATCGCCAACCTCTCGCAGTGGATCGAGGAGGATCTGGGCGATCACGCCACCGACGACATCCGCAAGCAGCTGGAGCTGCTGCGCGGGCGCGTGCACCGCATGGAGGGGCTGATCGACGGCATCTTGCAGTTCTCGCGCATTGGTCGGGTCAAGAATGACATTGAGCCGGTGGCGGTGGGCGCGCTGCTGGAAGACGTGGTCGACCTGCTCTCGCCGCCGCCCGCAGTGCAGGTCGAGGTGGCCGCGCAGATGCCCACCATCCACACCGAGCGCCTCTACCTGCAGCAGGTGTTCCAGAACCTGATCGGCAATGCCATCAAACACGGCCAGCGCCCCGACCTGCGCATTGCGGTGGGCTGGGCCGACGCCGGGCGCTGCTACCAGTTCACCGTCAGCGACAACGGCCAGGGTATCGCGCCACGGTATCACGAGCGGGTGTTTGGCATCTTTCAGACCCTTGCCCCGCGTGATAAAGTGGAAGGTACCGGCCTGGGCCTCTCTTTGGTGAAGAAGATTGTCGAGCTGCACGGCGGGCGGGTCTGGATCGATTCCGACGAGGGCGCGGGGGCGCAGTTCCATTTTACCTGGCCAAAGTAG
- a CDS encoding response regulator: MYDHLMLLVIDDDAVDRMAVRRALRAAAVPCTIEEAADSDTALAALGAKAFDVVLMDYRLPDSDGLALLREVRSRGLTLPIIMLTGQGDEQLAVDLLRAGATDYLTKNAVSPDVLAQSIYRAQRIHRAERTAAQAKDALRVADERRHFLAEASQHLVESLDMAVILDRLAALGTRELADCCVVQIVGDDGQIQHSSLSVSEGVDVGTAGPIESALLAMVAPGQPSLKLCLAGRSLVYPALDATLAEHANAMAVPYLALGFQCVLAVPLTVRGQAIGAIILLRGAGRPSFDADELRLAGDLAHRAAIALDNARLYHEAQEAVRVRDAFLSVAAHELKTPLTTLYGNVQLLQRRSQREGTLNERDQRTLRIIFEQTGRLNKMITALLDLSRLQMGQFSIQPQPLDLAVLARRVVDELQLSLERHMVSLDGVDVAAMVLGDELRLEQVIQNLIQNAIKYSPGGGLVQVRLQQDGANAILSVSDQGIGIPQSSIPNLFRRFYRASNVHDHHISGIGVGLFVVNEIVGLHGGRITVASTEGVGTTFTVYLPLLATPSCCARPASSAPARSARRARRAWPARRWRRCRRRRPPPSGLRSSR, from the coding sequence ATGTATGATCACCTGATGCTGCTAGTGATAGATGATGATGCGGTGGACCGCATGGCGGTGCGGCGCGCCCTGCGCGCCGCCGCTGTGCCCTGCACGATCGAGGAGGCCGCCGACAGCGATACCGCCCTGGCCGCGCTGGGTGCGAAGGCCTTCGATGTGGTGCTGATGGACTATCGCCTGCCCGACAGCGATGGCCTTGCGCTGCTGCGCGAGGTCCGCTCGCGCGGGCTGACCCTGCCGATCATCATGCTCACGGGCCAGGGCGACGAGCAGCTGGCGGTGGATCTGCTGCGGGCTGGCGCGACCGACTACCTGACCAAGAACGCGGTGTCGCCGGATGTGCTAGCCCAGAGCATCTACCGCGCCCAGCGTATCCACCGCGCCGAGCGCACCGCCGCCCAGGCCAAGGATGCCCTGCGCGTGGCCGACGAGCGGCGGCACTTTCTGGCCGAGGCCAGCCAGCACCTGGTCGAGTCGCTGGATATGGCCGTGATCCTCGATCGGCTGGCGGCGCTGGGCACCCGCGAGCTGGCCGACTGCTGCGTGGTGCAGATCGTGGGCGATGATGGCCAGATCCAGCACTCCTCGCTCTCTGTCTCCGAAGGCGTGGACGTGGGCACCGCTGGCCCGATCGAGTCGGCGCTGCTGGCCATGGTCGCCCCTGGCCAGCCCAGCCTGAAGCTGTGCCTCGCTGGCCGGTCGCTGGTCTACCCTGCGCTGGATGCGACCCTGGCCGAGCATGCCAACGCTATGGCTGTGCCCTATCTGGCGCTGGGCTTCCAGTGTGTGCTCGCGGTGCCGCTCACGGTGCGCGGCCAGGCCATCGGGGCGATCATCCTGCTGCGCGGCGCGGGTAGACCGTCCTTCGATGCCGATGAGCTGCGGCTGGCGGGCGATCTGGCCCACCGCGCCGCCATCGCGCTCGACAACGCCCGGCTCTACCACGAGGCCCAGGAGGCGGTGCGTGTGCGCGACGCCTTCCTGTCGGTGGCCGCCCACGAGCTGAAGACGCCGCTCACCACGCTGTATGGCAATGTGCAGCTGCTGCAGCGCCGCTCGCAGCGCGAGGGCACGCTCAACGAGCGCGACCAGCGCACGCTGCGGATCATCTTCGAGCAGACCGGACGCCTGAACAAGATGATCACCGCGCTGCTCGACCTCTCGCGGCTGCAGATGGGCCAGTTTAGCATCCAGCCGCAGCCGCTCGACCTGGCGGTGCTGGCGCGGCGGGTGGTGGATGAGCTTCAGCTCTCGCTGGAGCGGCATATGGTGTCGCTCGATGGGGTGGATGTGGCGGCCATGGTGCTGGGCGATGAGCTGCGGCTGGAGCAGGTGATCCAGAACCTGATCCAGAATGCGATCAAGTATAGCCCAGGGGGCGGGTTGGTGCAGGTGCGGCTGCAGCAGGATGGGGCAAACGCGATCCTGAGCGTGAGCGATCAGGGCATCGGCATACCGCAGAGCTCCATCCCGAACCTGTTTCGCCGCTTCTACCGCGCATCCAATGTGCACGATCATCATATCAGCGGCATCGGCGTGGGGCTGTTTGTGGTGAATGAGATCGTTGGGCTGCACGGCGGGCGGATCACGGTGGCCAGCACCGAGGGTGTGGGCACCACCTTCACCGTCTATCTGCCGCTGCTGGCTACACCGTCCTGCTGCGCTCGGCCAGCCAGTAGCGCGCCAGCGCGATCAGCTCGTCGAGCGCGAAGGGCTTGGCCAGCACGCCGTTGGCGTCGATGTCGGCGGCGGCGGCCACCGCCGAGTGGCCTGCGGTCATCACGATGA
- a CDS encoding response regulator, whose translation MVRETSMHTEPILVVDDDPTIREVVTVVLQEEGFHVIAAHNGIEALKVVERLQPGLVLLDMNMPLMNGWEFAEAYRRTSRVVAPIIVMTAGHSAVAAAADIDANGVLAKPFALDELIALARYWLAERSRTV comes from the coding sequence ATGGTGAGAGAAACAAGCATGCACACAGAGCCAATACTTGTTGTCGATGACGATCCAACCATTCGCGAGGTAGTGACCGTGGTGCTTCAGGAGGAGGGGTTCCACGTCATCGCGGCCCACAACGGGATCGAGGCGCTCAAGGTCGTCGAGCGGCTGCAGCCAGGGCTGGTGCTACTCGACATGAACATGCCGCTGATGAACGGATGGGAGTTCGCCGAGGCCTACCGGCGCACCAGCCGCGTGGTAGCGCCGATCATCGTGATGACCGCAGGCCACTCGGCGGTGGCCGCCGCCGCCGACATCGACGCCAACGGCGTGCTGGCCAAGCCCTTCGCGCTCGACGAGCTGATCGCGCTGGCGCGCTACTGGCTGGCCGAGCGCAGCAGGACGGTGTAG
- a CDS encoding DsbA family protein, giving the protein MFGIMAASEMFIFNEGSRRITVMSARSQRRGRTTPKQSNASLLPVYIGIGVVLLVGVILLAIGASGSKPPTGTTTISDASLAGYPTMGKADAPVTVVEFGDYQCPGCAAYANDQGKKIKESYVDTGKVKFVFHELPISSHAHAYVAAQAARIAGDQGKFWEMHELLFAKQTEWAPLSPAQVKVKFSEYAQELGLDVTAFNQSLESNKYRSEIDKASQESLAAGIQSTPSFVINGKIYQASGLDQAIEAALAGK; this is encoded by the coding sequence ATGTTCGGTATAATGGCCGCCAGTGAGATGTTTATTTTTAATGAAGGATCAAGAAGGATTACTGTTATGAGCGCTCGTTCGCAACGCCGTGGCCGCACCACCCCCAAGCAGAGCAACGCCTCGCTGCTGCCTGTCTACATCGGCATCGGTGTAGTGCTGCTGGTGGGTGTCATTCTGCTGGCGATCGGCGCAAGCGGCAGCAAGCCGCCCACGGGCACCACCACGATCAGCGATGCCTCGCTGGCGGGCTACCCCACCATGGGCAAGGCCGACGCGCCGGTGACGGTGGTTGAGTTCGGCGACTACCAGTGCCCAGGCTGCGCCGCCTACGCCAACGACCAGGGCAAGAAGATCAAAGAGTCGTACGTCGACACCGGCAAGGTGAAGTTCGTGTTCCACGAGCTGCCGATCAGCAGCCACGCCCACGCCTACGTGGCCGCGCAGGCCGCCCGCATCGCTGGCGACCAGGGCAAGTTCTGGGAGATGCACGAGCTGCTGTTCGCCAAGCAGACCGAGTGGGCGCCGCTCTCGCCCGCGCAGGTGAAGGTCAAATTCAGCGAGTACGCCCAGGAGCTGGGTCTGGATGTGACGGCCTTCAACCAGTCGCTGGAGAGCAACAAGTACCGCAGCGAGATCGATAAGGCCTCGCAGGAGTCGCTGGCCGCTGGTATTCAGTCCACGCCCTCGTTTGTGATCAACGGCAAGATCTACCAGGCCTCGGGCCTGGATCAGGCCATCGAGGCCGCGCTGGCGGGCAAGTAG
- the pyk gene encoding pyruvate kinase: MRRTKIVATIGPVSESAEMLDKLIAAGMNVARMNFSHGEHSEHADRIARVRAAGQRAGRAVAVLQDLQGPKIRTGKLINGGPVTLTAGQRFIITVRNELGTAQRVSTTYTPLPQDVKLGDNILISDGLIRLRVVEIEGDDVVTEVVAGGVLRERQGINLPGVNVSAPSLTEKDIVDLEFGLSQNVDLVALSFVRSASNVEELRRRIQAAGKSTPIIAKIEKPEALDDLDNIISAVDGVMVARGDLGVEIPAEQVPIAQKRIIDLCNRQGKPVITATQMLDSMIRNPQPTRAEASDVANAILDGTDAVMLSGETAVGAYPVESIEMMARIAEVTESSILASQAAGGIPLSLLASVLARDPISVAAHALMIESPVTAIVAFTVSGATALRVARQRPHEPIFVFTPSEVTYRWLSVVWGLKPILCRPVQDLVDLTALINRELVVRGLMKPGETVVMTGGHPTMGLGRTDFVKMLTLS, encoded by the coding sequence ATGCGTCGTACCAAGATCGTCGCCACGATCGGGCCGGTGAGCGAGAGCGCCGAGATGCTGGACAAGCTGATCGCCGCTGGTATGAATGTGGCGCGTATGAACTTCTCGCATGGCGAGCACAGCGAGCACGCCGACCGCATCGCGCGGGTGCGCGCGGCGGGCCAGCGGGCCGGGCGCGCAGTGGCCGTGCTGCAAGATCTGCAGGGCCCGAAGATCCGCACTGGCAAGCTGATCAACGGCGGCCCCGTCACCCTGACGGCGGGCCAGCGCTTCATCATCACCGTGCGCAACGAGCTGGGCACCGCGCAGCGCGTCAGCACCACCTACACCCCCCTGCCCCAGGATGTGAAGCTGGGCGACAACATCCTGATCTCCGATGGCCTCATCCGGCTGCGCGTGGTGGAGATCGAGGGCGATGATGTCGTGACCGAGGTGGTGGCGGGCGGCGTGCTGCGCGAGCGCCAGGGCATCAACCTGCCGGGCGTCAATGTCAGCGCGCCCTCGCTCACCGAGAAGGACATCGTCGATCTGGAGTTCGGCCTCTCGCAGAACGTGGATCTGGTGGCGCTGTCGTTCGTGCGCTCGGCATCCAACGTGGAGGAGCTGCGCCGCCGCATCCAGGCGGCGGGCAAATCCACCCCGATCATCGCCAAGATCGAGAAGCCCGAGGCCCTGGACGACCTCGACAACATCATCAGCGCGGTGGATGGCGTGATGGTGGCGCGCGGCGACCTGGGCGTGGAGATCCCCGCCGAGCAGGTGCCGATCGCCCAGAAGCGCATCATCGACCTGTGCAACCGCCAGGGCAAGCCGGTGATCACCGCCACCCAGATGCTCGACTCGATGATCCGCAACCCCCAGCCCACCCGCGCCGAGGCCAGCGATGTGGCTAACGCCATCCTCGATGGCACCGACGCCGTGATGCTCAGCGGCGAGACAGCGGTGGGGGCCTACCCGGTCGAGTCGATCGAGATGATGGCCCGCATCGCCGAGGTCACCGAGTCGAGCATCCTGGCATCCCAGGCGGCGGGCGGCATCCCGCTGTCGCTGCTGGCCAGCGTGCTCGCCCGCGACCCGATCAGCGTGGCCGCCCACGCCCTGATGATCGAGTCGCCTGTCACCGCGATCGTGGCCTTCACCGTCAGCGGCGCGACGGCGCTGCGCGTGGCCCGCCAGCGCCCCCACGAGCCGATCTTCGTGTTCACCCCCAGCGAGGTGACCTACCGCTGGCTCAGCGTGGTCTGGGGCCTGAAGCCCATCCTCTGCCGCCCCGTGCAGGATCTGGTCGACCTGACCGCCCTGATCAACCGCGAGCTGGTGGTGCGCGGCCTGATGAAGCCGGGCGAGACGGTGGTGATGACCGGCGGCCACCCCACCATGGGCCTGGGCCGCACCGACTTTGTGAAGATGCTGACGCTCAGCTAG
- a CDS encoding SWIM zinc finger family protein, whose translation MLHCRQFTNVPIEPMPTELTTEHVSALAPDTASLKAGQKLANARTWVSLGRSEQALWGECKGSSATPYRTQIDLAAGTPATRCSCPSRKFPCKHALGLLLLYASAPQQIDEQPQPPWMAEWIESRTKKQAAKEEKPAEKTERSTEATAKRTSTREARVAAGVQDLCRWLDDMLRQGLVVAQQQPHSYWASMAARMVDSQAPGLARLVRGLGEAATSGQGWQDRLVARMGRLHLLLQASTRIEAFPPAAQADIRTALGWTYPREELLAQEGTRDRWAILGRSLSEDEGLRTLRTWLRGERGGQPALVLEFAAPGQPLDRSLVPGTAIEADLVFYPSAAPMRAIVKQLHETTPRAPRPAGGTSDQALAAAAAILSASPWQETFPALLADVTPALAGEVWQLIDANGQTLPLARQFERGWQALAISGGQPITVFGEWDGERLLPLGAWADDGWVSLVEER comes from the coding sequence ATGCTACACTGCCGCCAATTCACCAACGTACCTATAGAGCCTATGCCAACAGAGCTAACGACCGAACACGTTTCTGCGCTTGCCCCCGACACCGCCAGCCTGAAGGCGGGCCAGAAGCTGGCCAACGCCCGCACCTGGGTCTCGCTGGGCCGCAGCGAGCAGGCGCTGTGGGGCGAGTGCAAGGGCAGCTCGGCCACGCCGTACCGCACCCAGATAGATCTGGCGGCGGGCACGCCCGCCACCCGCTGCTCGTGCCCCAGCCGCAAGTTCCCCTGCAAGCACGCCCTTGGGCTGCTGCTGCTCTACGCCAGCGCCCCCCAGCAGATCGACGAGCAGCCGCAGCCGCCCTGGATGGCCGAGTGGATCGAGAGCCGCACGAAAAAGCAGGCCGCCAAAGAAGAAAAGCCCGCCGAGAAGACCGAGCGCTCTACCGAGGCCACGGCCAAGCGCACCAGCACGCGTGAGGCGAGGGTCGCTGCCGGTGTGCAAGATCTGTGCCGCTGGCTCGACGACATGCTGCGCCAAGGCCTGGTGGTGGCCCAGCAGCAGCCGCACAGCTACTGGGCCAGCATGGCCGCCCGCATGGTCGACTCGCAGGCCCCTGGGCTGGCCCGCCTAGTGCGCGGCCTGGGCGAGGCCGCCACATCCGGCCAGGGCTGGCAAGATCGGCTGGTGGCGCGGATGGGCCGCCTGCACCTGCTGCTCCAGGCCTCCACCCGCATCGAGGCCTTCCCGCCCGCCGCCCAGGCCGACATCCGCACCGCGCTGGGCTGGACCTACCCGCGCGAGGAGCTGCTGGCCCAGGAGGGCACCCGCGATCGCTGGGCCATCCTCGGGCGCTCGCTGAGCGAGGACGAGGGCCTGCGCACCCTGCGCACCTGGCTGCGCGGCGAGCGCGGCGGCCAGCCGGCCCTGGTGCTGGAGTTCGCCGCGCCGGGGCAGCCGCTCGACCGCAGCCTGGTGCCCGGCACGGCCATCGAGGCCGACCTGGTCTTCTACCCCAGCGCCGCCCCCATGCGCGCCATCGTCAAGCAGCTGCACGAGACCACGCCGCGCGCGCCGCGGCCCGCTGGCGGCACATCCGACCAGGCGCTGGCCGCCGCCGCCGCCATCCTGAGCGCCAGCCCCTGGCAGGAGACCTTCCCCGCGCTGCTGGCCGATGTCACCCCCGCGCTGGCGGGCGAGGTGTGGCAGCTGATTGACGCCAACGGCCAGACGCTGCCGCTGGCCCGCCAGTTCGAGCGCGGCTGGCAGGCCCTGGCAATCAGCGGCGGGCAGCCGATCACGGTGTTCGGCGAGTGGGATGGCGAGCGGCTGCTGCCGCTGGGGGCGTGGGCGGATGATGGCTGGGTCAGCCTTGTGGAGGAGCGATGA
- a CDS encoding long-chain fatty acid--CoA ligase, giving the protein MRGGPLSTPVWLQHYDPQVPPTLTYPEKTLPQMLEDTARSYPHQTATHVVLAYVWNGRIGITGSLTYQQVSDYVDRLAGALYDLGVRKGDRVALVLPNMPQFVIAFFAALKLGALVVNNNPQYTAPELRHQLRDSGAETVIILNLFWPSLEPILGETGVKRVIMTYAYDLLPAPMRQLVRIQQRRSPEWADAPRDQPNLHFFTQLLRSRRPAPPPVAISPDETALLQYTGGTTGTPKAAMLSHRNLISNAVQAITWIDVLQPGKETFLLAIPFFHVYGMTTGLICGILSGSKLVLIPNPRPITLVMESIQRQKATIMPGVPALYLAIVNHPKVRSYQLGSITGCISGSAPLPVTLQQQFEQITGGRLVEGFGLTEAAPVTHCTPLYGTRKAGSIGLPFPDTEAKIIDPNTGEALPFDGQSRGELVVRGPQVMQGYWNNRNETELTLGADGWLHTGDVCTVDEDGFFFVVDRMKDIIKASGFQVLPREVEDVLYEHPAVLQCCVVGIPHPTRGDDTVTAYIVLRPGASATAEELRELCASKLIKYKVPRTFIFRSALPQSSVGKILRRQLLEEALRERSSGQGMVS; this is encoded by the coding sequence ATGAGAGGGGGACCATTGTCAACACCAGTCTGGCTACAGCACTATGACCCGCAGGTACCACCGACGCTGACGTATCCTGAGAAGACCCTGCCCCAGATGCTGGAGGATACGGCACGTAGCTACCCGCACCAGACCGCCACACACGTTGTCCTGGCCTATGTGTGGAACGGACGCATCGGCATCACGGGATCGCTCACCTACCAGCAGGTGTCCGACTATGTGGACCGGCTGGCGGGCGCGCTCTACGACCTCGGCGTGCGCAAGGGCGACCGCGTGGCGCTGGTGCTGCCCAACATGCCGCAGTTCGTGATCGCCTTCTTCGCCGCGCTGAAGCTCGGCGCGCTGGTGGTGAACAACAACCCGCAGTACACCGCGCCCGAGCTGCGCCACCAGCTGCGCGACTCGGGGGCCGAGACCGTGATCATCCTCAACCTGTTCTGGCCAAGCCTTGAGCCCATCCTGGGCGAGACCGGGGTCAAGCGCGTGATCATGACCTACGCCTACGATCTGCTGCCCGCGCCCATGCGCCAGCTGGTGCGCATCCAGCAGCGCCGCAGCCCCGAGTGGGCCGACGCCCCGCGCGACCAGCCCAACCTGCACTTCTTCACCCAGCTGCTGCGCAGCCGCCGCCCCGCGCCGCCACCCGTGGCCATCTCCCCCGACGAGACGGCGCTTCTGCAGTACACCGGCGGCACCACCGGCACGCCCAAGGCCGCCATGCTCAGCCACCGCAACCTGATCAGCAACGCCGTGCAGGCCATCACATGGATCGATGTGCTGCAGCCCGGCAAAGAGACCTTCCTGCTGGCCATCCCGTTCTTCCATGTGTACGGCATGACCACCGGGCTGATCTGCGGCATCCTGTCAGGGTCCAAGCTGGTGCTCATCCCCAACCCGCGCCCGATCACACTGGTGATGGAGAGCATCCAGCGCCAGAAGGCCACGATCATGCCGGGCGTGCCTGCGCTCTACCTGGCGATCGTCAACCACCCCAAGGTGCGCTCCTATCAGCTCGGCTCGATCACCGGCTGCATCAGCGGCTCGGCCCCGCTGCCGGTGACGCTGCAGCAGCAATTCGAGCAGATCACCGGCGGGCGGCTGGTGGAGGGCTTCGGGCTGACCGAGGCCGCGCCGGTGACCCACTGCACCCCGCTGTACGGCACGCGCAAGGCTGGTTCGATCGGCCTGCCCTTCCCCGATACCGAGGCCAAGATCATCGACCCAAACACCGGCGAGGCGCTGCCCTTCGACGGCCAGAGCCGGGGCGAGCTGGTGGTGCGCGGCCCCCAGGTGATGCAGGGCTACTGGAACAACCGCAACGAGACCGAGCTGACGCTAGGCGCGGATGGCTGGCTGCACACCGGCGATGTCTGCACGGTGGATGAGGATGGGTTCTTCTTTGTGGTCGACCGTATGAAGGACATCATCAAGGCCTCGGGGTTCCAGGTGCTGCCGCGCGAGGTCGAGGATGTGCTCTACGAGCACCCGGCGGTGCTGCAGTGCTGCGTGGTGGGCATCCCGCACCCCACGCGCGGCGACGACACCGTGACGGCCTACATCGTACTGCGGCCAGGGGCCAGCGCCACCGCCGAGGAGCTGCGCGAGCTATGCGCCAGCAAGCTGATCAAGTACAAGGTGCCGCGCACGTTCATCTTCCGCAGCGCGCTGCCGCAGTCGAGCGTGGGCAAGATCCTGCGCCGCCAGCTGCTGGAGGAGGCCCTGCGCGAGCGCAGCAGTGGACAGGGTATGGTATCATAG